In Pyrodictium occultum, the genomic window GCGAGGCGGCCGAGATCCTCCTGGGCGAGCCCGCGGGCGCCCCGCCGGAGCCCAGGCCCGGCGAGGAGAAGGCCGCGGCGCAGCTTGTGAGGAGGCTCGTCGAGAGGGGGCTAGTCACCGCCTCCCACTCGGTGGGGCTCGGGGGCGCGGCCGCCGCCGCAGCCAAGATGGCCGTCGCCGGCGGCGCCGGGGCCAGCATAGACCTCGGGGCGCTCTGCCCCCGGTGCAGCAGCCTCCTCGAGGCAGGGTTCTCCGAGACCCCCGGCCGTTACCTCCTCGAGGTGCCCCGTGAGAGCCTGGGGGAGGTGCTCGAGGAGGCGAGGAGGCTCGGGGTCTGGGCCCGCCCGGTGGGCGAGACCGGCGGTGACTATGTGGAGCTACTGTCCTCGGGGAGACTGGTATCCAGGCTCCCGCTGGAGGGGCTACGCGAGGCCTACGAGATTGCTCTCGAGAGGAGCCTAGCCCGGGGGTGAGCAGGGGCCCTTGTGCGGCGTGGCGGCGTGGATGGGGGAGGGGGCCGCCGGGGCGGTCTACGAGCTGCTGCTGGAGCTCCAGCACCGGGGCCAGGAGGCGGCAGGCGTGGCGTTCCTCGCGGGCGGCCGCATCGGCCTCGCCGGCGGCGGCGGGCTGGTGGAGGAGGCGGTGAAGCTGCCGCCCGAGGCCTCGAGGGCGTGGGCAGCGATAGGGCACGTGAGGTACAGCACCAGCAGCCTCTACGGCGGCGAGCTTTTCCAGCCCGTGGCGGGCGCCCGGGGCCTGGTCTACGTGGCGTTCAACGGCAACATTGTGAACTACCGTGAGCTGGGCGGCGAGCTGCTCGGCCGCCGCTACAGCTGGGACGCCCAGCTCGTGGCAGACCTTGTGGAGGCCCTCTACCTGGAGCACGGCAGCCTGGCCGACGCGCTCCGTGAGGCGGCACGGCTGCTCCGCGGCGCCTACAGCATGGTCGCCCTGAGCTCGAGGGGCGAGCTGGCGGCGGCGAGGGACCCCTATGGGGTCCGGCCGCTGGCCTACGCCCTCGGCGACGGCTACGCCGCTGTAGCCAGCGAGACAGCCGCGCTCGACACCATGGGGCTGGCCTGGAGGGAGCTGCCGGCCGGAGGCCTCCTATACTGCAACGGGAGCCCCAAGGACTGTGTCGAGACCCGTCTCGCCCCCTCCCACGAGCCCAGGCCCTGCGCGTTCGAGTACGTCTACTTCCTCCGCCCGGACAGCGTCTTCGAGGGCGTGGAGGCCCACGCCGCCCGGGTGGAGATGGGCCGCAGGCTCGCCCGGAGCGACACCGTGGAGGCAGACCTGGTGGCCCCGGTGCCCGACAGCGGGAGGAGCGCGGCGATAGGCTACGCGCTGGAGCGGGGCATCCCCCTGGTGGAGGTGCTCTACAGGAACAGGTACGCCGGCCGCGCCTTCATAGCCCCGCCGAGGGAGAGGGACGGGAGGCTCCGGAGGAAGTTTAACCCGATACGCTCCGCCGCCTGGGGCAAGAGGATAATCCTCATCGACGACAGTGTTGTCAGGGGCTCGACCGGCAGGAGGATAGCCGCCACCCTCCGCGCGGCCGGCGCGAGGGAGGTGCACCTCCGCGTAGCCTCTCCCCCCGTGGTGATGCCCTGCTTCCT contains:
- the purF gene encoding amidophosphoribosyltransferase; translation: MAAWMGEGAAGAVYELLLELQHRGQEAAGVAFLAGGRIGLAGGGGLVEEAVKLPPEASRAWAAIGHVRYSTSSLYGGELFQPVAGARGLVYVAFNGNIVNYRELGGELLGRRYSWDAQLVADLVEALYLEHGSLADALREAARLLRGAYSMVALSSRGELAAARDPYGVRPLAYALGDGYAAVASETAALDTMGLAWRELPAGGLLYCNGSPKDCVETRLAPSHEPRPCAFEYVYFLRPDSVFEGVEAHAARVEMGRRLARSDTVEADLVAPVPDSGRSAAIGYALERGIPLVEVLYRNRYAGRAFIAPPRERDGRLRRKFNPIRSAAWGKRIILIDDSVVRGSTGRRIAATLRAAGAREVHLRVASPPVVMPCFLGIDMPSRRELVAHGRSVDEVARLLGVDSLLYLGLRGLEEAVGRRLCLGCFGGSYPFPLDVERLEKVFTEGRR